One segment of Amycolatopsis alba DSM 44262 DNA contains the following:
- a CDS encoding type ISP restriction/modification enzyme, which produces MISDFGRAVTRKLLTGQGSQEDHLRGPFEKMIAAIAASVGLPVTTIGETRLPALALRPDYAIDVAGARVGYVELKKPGHGIPGTWARPSPHDKNQWEKFQLLPNVLYSDGEQFARYKFGKLQGEVARLTPGLDRAGEKLHAENGGFARVMTNFLLWEPERPRTLNDLVRLTSNLCRLLRDDVIAELDRERSGRTRQQTFSLLAMDWRQVLFPSLTDVQFADQYAQTITFALLLARVEGVSFQGRSIGEIARLLGKKHSLMGRALTVLTDQPEDELSIALTTMIRVLSVVDWGEFPDDSYSMLYENFLDNYDPALRRKSGVYYTPAALVSFTTRFVDEVLQKRLGRRLGFAERDVIVVDPAMGTGSFLAEVVNTVAATVEIEEGPGAVAPHLRELATRLIGFENQAAPYAVAELRVHSLLKKRHRSEVPHGERRFLADTLDDPDAQTLPLGKMYEAIDRSRRGANQVKREEPVMVVLGNPPYGDKAGGTAPWIEDSGVGKDAPGLKAFRKIGNGRHEYVLSNKYIYFWRWATWKAFDAHPGHPSGVVAFVCSASFLAGPGFVGMREYLRRTADEGWIVDLTPEGHQPPMKTRFFRPNQQPICVAVFIRRGGPEPGKAARVHRIRVEGDVSVKAEALESLGIDDPRWQECVDDWAAPFDIGESDTWSSMPSVIDLMPWALPGVKPNRTWVYAPEPETLRKRWVTLIAASRPEKAALLKETGDSRVNVEKAQTPGMAKHVGTLGAESGTRAPLCQVAHRSFDRKWVISDCRVHDRPRPPLWYTHSSKQIFVVEQHAHPIASGPGLVFSALIPDMHFHSGRGGRVLPLYRDARGTAVNVSPGLLGYLSARLKCSILAEDLVAYLAAITGHGGFTRRYRDELKRPGVRVPLTSSRALWRAAVKLGREVLWLHTYGERCADPEAGRPEGVPRMEADRPVVQLGISDLPERMPEKLQYDDLNRTLHIGEGVIAPVSPEMMAFEVAGMPVLKHWFGYRKRKPDGTRSSPLNDIVATHWTPAMTTELLDLLNVLGCCVALEPSQDALLAKIAAGPLITVEDLVSSGVSPAPEAAKRMPKPDHGDDLFSDR; this is translated from the coding sequence GTGATTTCCGACTTCGGTCGGGCGGTGACACGCAAACTACTCACAGGTCAGGGGTCGCAGGAAGATCACCTGCGAGGGCCGTTCGAGAAAATGATCGCCGCGATCGCAGCGAGTGTTGGGCTCCCGGTGACGACCATCGGCGAGACTCGCTTGCCGGCGCTGGCCCTCCGGCCAGACTATGCGATCGACGTCGCAGGTGCTCGCGTCGGATATGTCGAGTTGAAGAAGCCTGGACATGGCATACCTGGAACCTGGGCAAGGCCTTCCCCTCATGACAAGAATCAATGGGAAAAGTTCCAACTTTTGCCCAATGTTCTCTACAGTGATGGTGAGCAGTTCGCTCGCTACAAGTTCGGCAAGCTACAAGGGGAAGTCGCCCGTTTGACTCCTGGGCTCGACCGGGCGGGCGAGAAGCTGCATGCGGAGAACGGCGGCTTCGCTCGTGTCATGACCAACTTCCTGCTCTGGGAGCCGGAGCGGCCGCGGACTTTGAATGACTTGGTGCGGTTGACGTCGAACCTCTGTCGTTTGCTGCGGGACGATGTCATCGCCGAACTGGACCGAGAGCGAAGCGGCCGTACTCGACAACAGACCTTCAGCCTGCTTGCGATGGACTGGCGGCAGGTTCTTTTTCCGAGTCTGACCGATGTTCAGTTCGCGGACCAGTACGCGCAGACGATCACCTTCGCGCTTCTGCTGGCCAGGGTCGAAGGTGTCAGCTTTCAGGGGCGTTCGATCGGCGAGATCGCCAGGTTGCTTGGGAAAAAGCATTCACTGATGGGGCGAGCGCTCACGGTGCTCACCGATCAGCCGGAAGATGAGTTGAGCATTGCACTCACGACAATGATCAGGGTATTGAGTGTTGTCGACTGGGGAGAATTTCCGGACGATTCTTACTCGATGTTGTACGAGAACTTTCTCGATAACTACGACCCTGCATTGCGTCGAAAAAGTGGGGTCTACTACACTCCGGCAGCTTTGGTGTCGTTCACGACTCGGTTCGTTGACGAGGTGCTGCAAAAACGGCTTGGCCGTCGATTGGGGTTTGCCGAACGAGATGTGATCGTGGTCGACCCGGCGATGGGAACCGGAAGTTTTCTGGCCGAGGTCGTCAATACGGTTGCGGCGACCGTCGAGATCGAAGAGGGGCCGGGCGCGGTCGCTCCGCATCTACGTGAACTAGCAACGAGGCTGATCGGTTTCGAAAACCAAGCGGCTCCGTACGCGGTCGCTGAATTACGAGTGCACAGTTTGTTGAAGAAGCGTCATCGATCCGAGGTCCCTCATGGCGAACGTAGGTTCCTTGCCGATACTTTGGATGACCCTGACGCGCAGACGCTGCCGTTGGGAAAGATGTACGAGGCGATAGATCGGTCTCGACGGGGAGCCAACCAGGTTAAGCGCGAGGAGCCCGTGATGGTGGTGCTTGGGAATCCGCCTTATGGTGACAAGGCCGGTGGTACTGCCCCATGGATCGAGGATTCTGGGGTTGGCAAGGACGCTCCGGGCCTCAAGGCCTTCCGGAAGATCGGGAACGGGCGTCATGAATATGTACTGTCCAACAAATACATCTATTTCTGGCGCTGGGCGACTTGGAAGGCGTTCGACGCACATCCTGGACATCCATCGGGGGTCGTCGCCTTCGTTTGTTCCGCCAGTTTTCTGGCTGGTCCTGGCTTTGTCGGGATGCGTGAGTATCTTCGCCGGACGGCTGACGAGGGATGGATCGTCGATCTCACCCCTGAGGGGCATCAACCGCCTATGAAAACCAGGTTCTTTCGCCCGAATCAGCAGCCGATCTGCGTCGCGGTGTTCATCCGTCGAGGCGGTCCGGAGCCAGGTAAGGCCGCGCGAGTGCATCGAATTCGTGTCGAGGGTGATGTAAGTGTCAAGGCTGAGGCCCTGGAGAGTTTGGGTATAGACGATCCTCGATGGCAGGAATGTGTAGATGATTGGGCTGCGCCGTTCGACATCGGCGAGTCTGATACCTGGTCGTCCATGCCTTCTGTCATTGATCTGATGCCATGGGCTTTACCCGGAGTGAAGCCAAACCGAACATGGGTGTATGCGCCGGAGCCCGAGACTTTACGCAAGCGTTGGGTGACGTTGATCGCTGCGTCGCGGCCCGAGAAGGCGGCTCTCTTGAAGGAGACGGGTGATAGCAGGGTAAACGTCGAGAAGGCGCAGACGCCAGGGATGGCCAAGCATGTCGGTACCCTTGGCGCCGAGTCCGGTACGCGTGCTCCTTTGTGTCAGGTCGCGCACAGGTCCTTCGATCGCAAGTGGGTGATTTCGGATTGCAGGGTTCATGACAGGCCGAGGCCGCCGTTATGGTACACCCACTCTAGTAAGCAGATTTTTGTTGTCGAACAGCACGCGCATCCTATAGCGTCTGGACCGGGATTGGTCTTCTCGGCCCTGATTCCGGACATGCACTTTCATTCTGGCCGTGGCGGGCGGGTTCTTCCGCTGTACCGCGATGCACGGGGGACTGCGGTCAACGTAAGTCCTGGACTGCTTGGATACCTATCCGCCCGGCTGAAATGTTCAATACTGGCCGAAGACCTAGTAGCCTACCTGGCCGCTATCACTGGGCATGGGGGTTTCACCAGACGCTACAGGGACGAACTCAAGCGCCCCGGCGTGCGTGTACCGCTCACGAGCAGTCGCGCTCTTTGGCGGGCGGCAGTGAAATTGGGGCGCGAGGTGCTGTGGTTGCACACCTATGGGGAGCGATGCGCTGATCCTGAGGCGGGCCGTCCTGAAGGGGTGCCGCGTATGGAAGCGGATCGGCCGGTCGTGCAACTCGGAATATCTGACTTGCCAGAACGAATGCCCGAGAAACTTCAGTATGATGACTTGAACCGTACGCTTCATATCGGAGAGGGTGTAATCGCGCCGGTCTCCCCCGAAATGATGGCTTTCGAAGTCGCAGGTATGCCGGTCCTGAAGCATTGGTTCGGTTATCGCAAGCGAAAGCCGGACGGAACCCGCTCGTCTCCGCTCAACGACATCGTTGCCACTCATTGGACGCCAGCCATGACCACTGAGCTACTTGATTTGCTGAACGTGCTGGGGTGCTGCGTAGCCTTGGAGCCGAGTCAAGACGCCCTTTTGGCGAAGATCGCGGCTGGACCGCTGATCACGGTTGAGGATCTCGTGTCATCTGGGGTGTCACCCGCTCCGGAAGCAGCGAAAAGGATGCCCAAGCCCGATCATGGAGATGATCTCTTCAGTGATCGCTGA
- a CDS encoding TetR/AcrR family transcriptional regulator produces MLPIAGSGPVERADAARNRQKIVRAAAKLVATKGIDGLALDEVAVEAGVGIGTVYRRFPDKGALAQALLDENEREFQEAFISGPPPLGPGARPAQRLKAFTDAYVDRLETHGELLMVAETETPMARFVTGAYRLHHSHLVALISEIAPKADAHFRADALLAPLAAAHYVYQRQSMTPEQIKAGLRDLYGTHT; encoded by the coding sequence GTGCTTCCCATCGCAGGATCCGGGCCGGTAGAGCGGGCGGACGCGGCTCGCAACCGGCAGAAGATCGTCCGCGCGGCGGCCAAGCTCGTTGCGACCAAAGGGATCGATGGGCTCGCGCTGGACGAGGTCGCGGTGGAGGCGGGCGTCGGGATCGGCACTGTGTATCGCCGTTTTCCGGACAAGGGCGCGTTGGCGCAGGCGTTGCTCGACGAGAACGAGCGCGAGTTCCAGGAAGCGTTCATCAGTGGGCCACCGCCGCTCGGACCCGGAGCACGACCGGCCCAAAGGCTGAAGGCCTTCACAGACGCGTACGTCGACAGGCTCGAGACGCACGGCGAGTTGCTCATGGTCGCGGAGACCGAGACGCCGATGGCACGGTTCGTCACCGGCGCATACCGGCTGCACCACAGTCACCTGGTCGCGCTGATCAGCGAGATCGCGCCGAAAGCGGATGCCCATTTCAGGGCAGACGCGCTGCTCGCGCCACTGGCGGCGGCGCACTACGTCTACCAGCGGCAAAGCATGACGCCGGAGCAGATCAAAGCGGGGCTAAGAGATCTCTACGGGACCCACACGTAG
- a CDS encoding molybdenum cofactor biosysynthesis protein gives MATGRALIVALHVSSVHAYEGRPALGPRPDPAPVSRDLVEVRAGLGLVGDRYFNHPAHRSAAVTLFSAAVPGDPLLARRNIVLSGFDVDAVPRGAVVTLDSGDGPVRFEVHRPANPCGWIDVVYPRGTFAALRGRGGKRCVPLDDGVLRVGPVEIS, from the coding sequence ATGGCAACTGGGCGAGCGCTGATCGTCGCGCTGCACGTCTCTTCCGTGCACGCGTACGAGGGCCGTCCCGCTTTGGGGCCGCGTCCTGACCCGGCGCCGGTCTCGCGCGACCTCGTCGAGGTGCGCGCGGGACTGGGGCTGGTGGGGGACCGGTACTTCAACCACCCCGCGCATCGCTCGGCCGCGGTTACACTGTTCTCTGCCGCTGTGCCGGGCGACCCGCTGCTGGCGCGGCGGAACATCGTGCTCTCGGGCTTCGACGTCGATGCTGTGCCTCGGGGCGCTGTGGTCACCTTGGACTCTGGCGATGGTCCGGTGCGCTTCGAGGTGCACCGGCCCGCGAATCCCTGTGGGTGGATAGACGTCGTCTACCCTCGCGGCACTTTCGCTGCTCTCCGTGGCCGCGGTGGGAAGCGCTGCGTGCCGCTGGACGACGGCGTTCTACGTGTGGGTCCCGTAGAGATCTCTTAG
- the msrA gene encoding peptide-methionine (S)-S-oxide reductase MsrA, translating to MTEKAVLAGGCFWGMQDLFRRHPGVVSTRVGYTGGDVPNATYRNHGSHAEGIEIVFDPARLTYRQILEFFFQIHDPTTRDRQGNDLGASYRSAIYYADDTQKQVAEQTIADVDASGKWPGKVVTEVTQAGDFWEAEPEHQDYLERIPNGYTCHYVRPEWQLGER from the coding sequence GTGACGGAAAAGGCTGTTCTCGCGGGCGGCTGCTTCTGGGGCATGCAGGACCTGTTCCGCCGGCACCCCGGAGTCGTCTCCACCAGGGTCGGCTACACCGGTGGCGACGTGCCGAACGCGACCTACCGCAACCACGGCTCGCACGCCGAAGGCATCGAGATCGTCTTCGACCCGGCGCGGCTGACGTATCGGCAGATCCTGGAGTTCTTCTTCCAGATCCACGACCCGACGACCCGCGACCGCCAGGGCAACGACCTCGGCGCGAGCTACCGGTCGGCCATCTATTACGCGGACGACACGCAGAAGCAGGTCGCCGAACAGACGATCGCCGACGTCGACGCCTCCGGCAAGTGGCCGGGCAAGGTCGTCACCGAGGTGACCCAGGCCGGCGACTTCTGGGAAGCCGAGCCGGAGCACCAGGACTACCTGGAGCGCATCCCGAACGGCTACACCTGCCACTACGTGCGGCCGGAATGGCAACTGGGCGAGCGCTGA
- a CDS encoding TIGR02677 family protein has protein sequence MDPFRVPPEMFRFTDGSSSGLPLAILHAFGEANERLETALGIDDVRTELRSVGWLETLGDEDLVRALDQLRNDKILDLVQSHAGDYRTASEYERRNLQYSLTRQGEAAYAGVVRANEVLNATGALQTATLEALGERLGELAKQLEDGTDRRVFSALAEAESHLEAFRDNTKRFNGELQRLLRAEADLAAFHEVKASTVAYLQEFLNDLEHHTHTIATRVKEIDDHGIDLVHRRALNGATLQNPDQRWLDLRKARWDGLRAWFLPEDGGTPRVEDLHVLARRAIVALLQVLDRITESRRRASSAVADFRELARWFTVVPAQEDLHRLWSTMFGLSSARHAHLAHADPEVVSTTASWLDAPPVEVSELLRSAGRTERFTKTGRVRDVTALRAARAVRAQEERAELEAAWNMLDTGGAVRLSAFEKLDHTVFERLLDLLGQALGSATDESGARRSTTSDGQIEIILRPSRTGAVARLTTTSGVFRGPDYEIEISTAGGRA, from the coding sequence ATGGATCCGTTCCGTGTACCGCCCGAAATGTTCCGTTTCACCGACGGCAGCAGCTCAGGGCTCCCCCTGGCGATCCTGCACGCCTTCGGCGAGGCGAACGAGCGGCTCGAGACGGCGCTCGGGATCGACGACGTCCGCACGGAGCTGCGGTCGGTCGGCTGGCTGGAGACGCTGGGCGACGAAGACCTCGTCAGGGCTCTGGACCAGCTGCGGAACGACAAGATCCTCGACCTCGTCCAGAGTCACGCGGGCGACTACCGGACTGCGTCCGAGTACGAGCGCCGCAATCTCCAGTACTCGCTGACCAGGCAGGGCGAAGCGGCGTACGCGGGTGTGGTCCGCGCGAACGAGGTGCTCAACGCCACCGGTGCGCTGCAGACGGCGACGCTCGAAGCGCTGGGTGAGCGGCTCGGCGAGCTCGCGAAGCAGCTCGAGGACGGCACCGACAGGCGTGTGTTCAGCGCGCTCGCCGAGGCCGAGAGCCACCTTGAGGCGTTCCGGGACAACACGAAGCGCTTCAACGGCGAACTCCAGCGGCTGCTGCGCGCCGAAGCCGACCTCGCGGCGTTCCACGAGGTCAAGGCGAGCACGGTCGCGTATCTGCAGGAGTTCCTGAACGACCTCGAGCATCACACCCACACCATCGCCACCCGCGTCAAGGAGATCGACGACCACGGCATCGACCTCGTGCATCGGCGGGCGCTCAACGGTGCGACGCTCCAAAATCCGGATCAGCGCTGGCTCGACCTCCGCAAGGCGCGCTGGGACGGGTTGCGCGCGTGGTTCCTGCCCGAAGACGGCGGGACGCCGCGGGTCGAGGACCTACACGTCCTCGCGCGGCGGGCAATCGTCGCGCTGCTTCAGGTGCTGGACCGGATCACCGAATCGCGGCGGCGCGCGAGCAGCGCGGTCGCCGATTTCCGCGAGCTGGCGCGATGGTTCACCGTCGTCCCCGCCCAGGAGGACCTGCATCGCCTGTGGTCCACGATGTTCGGGCTCAGTTCCGCGCGGCACGCGCATCTCGCCCACGCGGACCCGGAAGTCGTGAGCACGACGGCGTCGTGGCTCGACGCGCCGCCGGTCGAGGTCTCGGAGCTGCTCCGGTCCGCGGGCCGCACCGAGCGGTTCACCAAGACCGGACGCGTCCGCGACGTCACCGCGCTCCGGGCGGCGAGAGCGGTACGGGCCCAGGAAGAGCGCGCCGAGCTGGAAGCGGCGTGGAACATGCTCGACACCGGTGGGGCCGTGCGGCTTTCGGCGTTCGAGAAGCTGGACCACACCGTTTTCGAGCGGCTGCTGGATCTGCTCGGCCAGGCGCTCGGCAGCGCCACCGACGAGAGCGGCGCGCGGCGGAGCACGACGTCCGACGGCCAGATCGAGATCATCCTGCGGCCGTCGCGCACCGGCGCGGTGGCGCGGCTGACCACCACGAGCGGCGTCTTCCGCGGCCCCGACTACGAAATCGAGATCAGCACGGCCGGAGGTCGTGCGTGA
- a CDS encoding TIGR02678 family protein gives MSLTNQLVIAEREEVARGIRALLATPLIGERGAPETFDLIRRRREPIRQWFDYYCGWTLTVEPRLGYARLVKVRAAADPTRPARRKRSGRAAFDRRRYVLLCVVAAELLTVPVTTIGLLADRVAHVSAADDLVTTFDVSSRAERLAFVDVLKLLESYGVLETADGDAESFVDEPAAKVLFRVDATLLLRILAAPVGPSQLAVPADDVALRFEELLEAVSHEQRYGLSSGRHEDTPSASDVQRNLWLRHTVFRRLVDDPVLYFAELTAEERAYLGSPTGRQLLRRAAEQGGFVLEERAEGVLLVDVDGLATDEKFPDDGSNAKVAALLLLDVLDEPRTTDYLRNATAKLLKRFPRWAKTYRGKDGVRRLTVDALAVLTGFGLVRTEAELVRPLPAAARYTDRNEEAP, from the coding sequence GTGAGCCTCACGAACCAACTGGTCATCGCGGAGCGCGAAGAGGTCGCGCGCGGGATCCGGGCGCTGCTGGCCACGCCGCTGATCGGCGAACGCGGCGCCCCTGAGACCTTCGACCTCATCCGCCGCCGCCGCGAACCCATCCGGCAGTGGTTCGACTACTACTGCGGCTGGACGCTCACCGTCGAGCCCCGGCTCGGCTATGCCCGGCTGGTCAAGGTCCGCGCGGCCGCCGACCCCACCCGCCCGGCGCGGCGAAAGCGGTCCGGGCGCGCGGCGTTCGACCGCCGTCGTTACGTCCTGTTGTGCGTGGTGGCGGCCGAGCTGCTCACGGTTCCGGTGACCACCATCGGCCTGCTCGCCGACCGGGTCGCGCACGTCAGCGCCGCCGACGACCTCGTCACCACCTTCGATGTCAGCTCCAGGGCGGAGCGTCTCGCGTTCGTGGACGTCCTCAAACTCCTGGAGTCCTACGGCGTCCTCGAAACCGCCGACGGCGACGCCGAGTCCTTTGTGGACGAACCTGCCGCGAAGGTGCTGTTCCGCGTCGACGCGACCCTGTTGCTGCGGATACTCGCCGCGCCGGTCGGGCCGTCGCAGCTGGCCGTGCCCGCCGACGACGTCGCGCTGCGGTTCGAGGAACTGCTGGAGGCGGTGTCGCACGAGCAGCGCTACGGCCTCTCGTCGGGACGCCACGAGGACACGCCGAGCGCGTCCGACGTCCAGCGGAACCTGTGGCTCCGGCACACCGTCTTCCGCCGTCTCGTCGACGATCCGGTGCTGTACTTCGCGGAACTGACCGCGGAAGAGCGCGCGTACCTCGGCTCGCCGACCGGGCGCCAGCTGCTGCGGCGTGCCGCGGAACAGGGCGGTTTCGTCCTCGAAGAACGCGCGGAGGGTGTGCTGCTCGTCGACGTCGACGGGCTGGCCACCGACGAGAAGTTCCCCGACGACGGCAGCAACGCCAAGGTCGCCGCGCTCCTGCTGCTCGACGTGCTCGACGAGCCGAGGACGACCGACTACCTGCGCAACGCCACCGCCAAACTGCTGAAACGGTTCCCGCGCTGGGCCAAGACCTACCGGGGCAAGGACGGCGTGCGGCGGCTGACCGTCGACGCGCTCGCCGTGCTGACCGGTTTCGGGCTGGTCCGCACCGAAGCCGAACTCGTCCGGCCGCTCCCGGCCGCCGCGAGGTACACCGACCGAAACGAGGAGGCGCCGTGA